One stretch of Clostridia bacterium DNA includes these proteins:
- the thiT gene encoding energy-coupled thiamine transporter ThiT, with protein MSASDYLKSVFEKFSELKPVTITILAVFVLAFIIYIISPKKEAKGYNTKMIVYAGLCIAISFVLSYLRLYRWPQGGSITPASMLPLFVFAYFFGAKAGITAGAAYGLLQLIQDPYIVHWAQVFLDYPLAFAALGIAGYFKNNLQLGIIVGGFSRFFFSFLSGVIFFGEYAPEGMNVILYSILVNLLIIGTETVICLIVSLIPQVNSMFKNLKSEI; from the coding sequence ATGTCTGCTTCGGATTATTTAAAGTCTGTATTTGAAAAGTTTTCTGAATTAAAACCAGTTACAATCACCATACTTGCAGTATTTGTTTTGGCTTTTATTATTTATATTATTTCACCTAAAAAAGAAGCTAAAGGATATAATACTAAAATGATAGTCTATGCAGGTCTGTGTATAGCTATCTCATTTGTATTATCTTATTTAAGGCTTTACAGATGGCCACAAGGTGGTTCTATAACACCTGCAAGTATGTTGCCCTTGTTTGTGTTTGCTTACTTTTTTGGAGCTAAGGCTGGAATAACTGCAGGTGCCGCATATGGGCTTCTTCAACTTATCCAGGATCCATATATAGTGCACTGGGCACAGGTTTTTTTGGATTATCCTTTAGCGTTTGCAGCTTTAGGCATTGCAGGTTATTTTAAAAATAATTTGCAACTGGGTATAATTGTAGGAGGGTTTTCAAGGTTTTTCTTTTCATTTTTATCAGGTGTAATATTTTTCGGTGAGTACGCACCTGAAGGGATGAATGTGATATTATACTCAATACTTGTAAATTTACTTATTATTGGGACTGAAACAGTTATATGCTTGATAGTATCACTTATACCACAGGTTAATTCCATGTTTAAAAACTTGAAGAGCGAAATATAA
- a CDS encoding DUF503 domain-containing protein — protein MFVCICTIKLHVYSSHSLKDKRSVIKSIIQRVKCKFNVSIAEIDYLDILTKSEIGIACVGNSATRCSAAMDRVIDFVENDLRIEIIDINKEIL, from the coding sequence ATGTTTGTTTGTATATGTACTATAAAATTACATGTTTATAGCTCACACTCGTTAAAAGATAAGAGAAGTGTAATAAAGAGTATAATTCAAAGAGTTAAATGCAAATTCAACGTATCCATAGCAGAAATTGATTATTTGGATATTTTGACAAAGTCGGAAATTGGAATAGCATGTGTAGGTAATAGCGCAACGAGATGTAGTGCAGCTATGGACAGAGTTATAGATTTTGTTGAAAATGATTTACGTATAGAAATAATAGATATAAATAAGGAAATACTATAA
- the pepV gene encoding dipeptidase PepV, translating into MILDEIIERYRQDIIDHTVELVKIKSVLADAQPNMPFGEGINDALQYVLNLGSKLGFKAVNLDGYAGYIEYGKGSDLIGILVHLDVVPEGKGWTFPPFGATIHKNRIYGRGAIDDKSPAIASIFALKALMESGQDIDKRIRIIFGTNEENDWEGINYYIENEEIPSCAIVPDGDFPVINAEKGILSVRLSAREKTIFDTEIIKSINIKGGTRDNMVPDFCKCEIEMMKDCHVEQLLHKFDLFIEQTGYDMKFERDDNKAAIISHGISAHASIPEEGKNAVMQLIMFLSALKPCIKSKFVNFIADKIGMDNHGTLIGLDLQDEISGNLTLNPALIDLDDDRAILTINIRYPVTYSKDEILMRLLDATQAYNIDIETTSHMKSHYVPEDSILVKTLVDVYNSSMNSKLTPLSTGGGTYARALENAVAFGPSFPHTPKLAHQKDEYVDIDDLIKSCKIYVRALHKLCKQ; encoded by the coding sequence ATGATTTTGGATGAAATTATTGAAAGGTATAGGCAGGATATCATAGATCATACTGTTGAGCTTGTAAAGATAAAAAGTGTATTGGCAGATGCACAACCGAACATGCCTTTCGGGGAAGGGATTAATGACGCTCTTCAATATGTATTGAATTTAGGCAGCAAATTAGGTTTTAAGGCAGTAAACTTGGATGGTTATGCAGGCTATATAGAATATGGAAAGGGAAGCGATTTGATAGGTATATTAGTACATTTAGATGTAGTGCCTGAAGGAAAGGGATGGACATTTCCACCGTTTGGAGCAACTATTCACAAGAATAGGATATATGGAAGAGGGGCAATAGATGATAAATCACCGGCTATTGCATCTATTTTTGCATTGAAGGCATTGATGGAGTCAGGTCAAGATATAGATAAGAGGATAAGAATTATCTTTGGAACTAATGAGGAAAATGATTGGGAAGGGATCAATTATTATATCGAAAACGAGGAGATACCATCCTGTGCTATCGTGCCTGATGGGGATTTTCCGGTTATAAATGCCGAAAAAGGCATATTGAGCGTACGGCTTTCTGCCAGGGAAAAAACAATTTTTGATACTGAAATTATTAAGAGCATAAATATAAAGGGCGGAACAAGGGATAATATGGTTCCCGACTTTTGTAAATGTGAGATAGAAATGATGAAAGACTGCCATGTTGAACAATTATTACATAAGTTCGATTTATTTATAGAACAGACTGGATATGATATGAAATTTGAAAGGGATGATAACAAAGCAGCGATTATTTCCCATGGTATTTCAGCTCATGCCAGTATTCCTGAAGAAGGGAAAAATGCAGTTATGCAGCTCATCATGTTTTTAAGCGCTCTAAAACCTTGTATAAAAAGCAAGTTTGTAAATTTTATCGCTGACAAGATAGGTATGGACAACCATGGTACATTGATAGGATTGGATTTACAGGATGAGATATCTGGGAACCTTACTTTAAATCCTGCGTTGATAGATTTAGATGATGATAGGGCTATATTGACTATCAATATAAGATATCCTGTTACTTATTCTAAAGATGAAATATTGATGAGGTTGTTGGATGCTACACAAGCTTATAATATAGATATTGAAACAACCAGTCATATGAAATCCCATTATGTGCCTGAGGATTCTATATTAGTAAAAACCTTAGTTGATGTATATAATTCCAGTATGAACAGTAAGTTGACACCATTATCAACAGGTGGAGGTACATATGCAAGGGCTTTAGAGAATGCTGTAGCCTTTGGTCCGTCATTCCCACATACTCCCAAACTTGCCCATCAAAAGGATGAATATGTGGATATAGATGATTTGATAAAGAGCTGCAAAATCTATGTTAGGGCATTACACAAACTTTGTAAACAATAG
- a CDS encoding amidohydrolase: protein MILIKNAKILTMAGKDYDNADILIENKKIKKVAQNIDAEGDVIKIDCTGKYVMPGMVDAHCHIGMWEDAIGFEGADGNEGTDPVTPHLRAIDGVNPIDRCFEEARENGVTTVVTGPGSANVIGGQFAALKTVGKSVEDMVIKEPVALKVAFGENPKSVYSKQKKAPSTRMATAAILRETLIKAMEYKGKIESSKRDGDKKPERDLKLEVLVKVLNGEIPLKAHAHRADDILTAIRIAREFNVNITIDHCTEGHKIVDYLIEADVPVIVGPTLSERSKYELKELNFKTPGILSKAGLDVALMTDHPVIPIQYLPVCAALAVREGMDEQQALKAITINPAKIIGLDDRIGSIEPGKDADIVVLDGHPLEFITKTYMVMINGDIVFRR, encoded by the coding sequence ATGATTTTAATTAAAAATGCCAAAATATTAACTATGGCCGGGAAGGATTATGATAACGCCGATATTTTAATTGAAAACAAAAAAATAAAAAAGGTAGCACAAAACATCGATGCAGAAGGGGATGTTATCAAGATTGATTGTACAGGCAAGTATGTTATGCCTGGAATGGTAGATGCGCACTGCCATATCGGTATGTGGGAAGATGCTATAGGATTTGAAGGGGCGGATGGAAACGAGGGTACTGACCCTGTTACCCCTCATTTGAGGGCGATAGATGGTGTAAATCCTATTGATAGGTGTTTTGAGGAAGCGAGAGAAAATGGTGTTACTACGGTAGTAACAGGACCGGGTAGCGCTAATGTTATAGGAGGACAATTTGCAGCCCTTAAGACTGTAGGTAAAAGTGTGGAGGATATGGTTATAAAAGAACCGGTTGCCTTGAAAGTTGCTTTTGGGGAGAACCCTAAAAGTGTATACAGCAAGCAGAAAAAAGCGCCTAGCACCAGGATGGCGACTGCTGCTATTTTAAGAGAAACTTTGATAAAAGCAATGGAATACAAGGGAAAAATTGAAAGCTCCAAACGTGATGGTGACAAAAAGCCTGAAAGAGATTTAAAGTTGGAAGTACTTGTTAAGGTTTTAAATGGTGAGATACCTTTGAAGGCACATGCCCATAGGGCAGATGATATACTTACTGCTATCAGGATAGCAAGGGAGTTTAATGTGAACATCACTATAGATCATTGTACTGAAGGACACAAAATAGTAGATTATCTTATAGAGGCAGATGTCCCTGTTATAGTAGGACCTACTTTAAGTGAGAGATCAAAGTATGAATTAAAAGAGCTGAACTTTAAAACTCCTGGTATTTTATCCAAAGCAGGTCTTGACGTTGCTTTAATGACTGATCATCCGGTAATACCCATACAATATCTTCCCGTATGTGCAGCTCTTGCTGTTAGAGAAGGCATGGATGAGCAACAAGCATTGAAAGCAATAACAATAAATCCTGCCAAGATAATAGGCCTTGATGACAGAATAGGAAGCATTGAGCCAGGGAAAGATGCTGATATAGTGGTGTTAGATGGACATCCTTTGGAGTTTATCACTAAAACATATATGGTAATGATAAATGGGGATATTGTTTTTAGAAGATGA
- a CDS encoding phage holin family protein, with amino-acid sequence MADEQGQKTENKGTGLLGIIIRFIIAAIVLLITSYLVPGFDRMTFGTALVAAIVISLLDYAINRLFKFDASPFGRGIVGFLVSALIIYLSQFIIPGMEVTALGAIIAAFVIGIFDMIIPIDVM; translated from the coding sequence ATGGCAGATGAACAGGGACAAAAAACAGAAAACAAGGGAACAGGATTGCTAGGGATTATAATAAGGTTTATTATTGCCGCGATAGTGTTGTTGATCACATCTTATTTAGTGCCTGGATTTGATAGAATGACTTTTGGTACGGCTTTAGTGGCGGCTATAGTCATATCGCTTTTAGATTACGCTATAAATAGATTGTTTAAATTTGATGCCTCTCCATTCGGAAGGGGCATAGTAGGTTTTTTAGTTTCTGCTCTGATAATCTATTTAAGCCAATTTATCATTCCAGGCATGGAGGTTACAGCATTAGGAGCAATTATTGCTGCCTTTGTAATAGGAATTTTTGACATGATAATTCCTATTGATGTAATGTAA
- a CDS encoding biotin transporter BioY: protein MGIKTRDMILIAFFSALTAVGAFIKIPMYPVSITLQLFFVILSGMLLPPKHAAFSQILYIFIGLLGIPIFEKGGGISYVLQPSFGFMIGFVIASYIVSVLSSKYLNNNSSFYNTFLICLSGILACYLLGVPYLYIILKHVNGTDITFLSAVKINVIFLPGDILKAAVVALISKKITHNVSRGRLN from the coding sequence ATGGGCATAAAAACAAGAGATATGATCCTTATTGCATTTTTTTCAGCTTTAACAGCGGTGGGTGCATTTATAAAAATCCCCATGTACCCGGTTTCAATAACACTTCAGTTATTTTTTGTTATCCTTTCCGGAATGTTGTTGCCACCTAAGCATGCAGCATTTTCGCAGATACTTTATATCTTTATAGGTCTATTAGGTATTCCTATATTTGAAAAAGGTGGAGGTATAAGCTATGTTTTACAGCCCTCTTTCGGATTCATGATAGGTTTTGTCATTGCATCTTATATAGTAAGCGTATTATCATCAAAATATCTAAATAATAATAGCAGTTTTTATAATACATTCCTTATCTGCTTGTCCGGAATACTAGCTTGTTATTTATTAGGAGTACCCTATTTATATATTATATTAAAACATGTTAATGGCACAGATATAACCTTTCTTTCAGCAGTAAAAATCAATGTAATATTTCTGCCGGGGGATATTTTGAAAGCGGCAGTGGTAGCATTGATATCCAAAAAAATAACTCATAATGTGTCTCGGGGACGTTTAAATTAA
- a CDS encoding peptidoglycan-binding protein yields the protein MKFNLKKISIVLVIILATVFVINTMANDVYAAGLLKVGSRGEQVAKLQKTLKGKGYYRYANITGYYGNITRDAVIKFQRDCKISADGIAGPVTLGRLYGTGSVLKNGDSGWKVTQLQQQLKKAGFFNSKVTGYYGDLTQDSVKRFQWNYGLSVDGIAGQNTLSRLNKYDGDIYWLARIIHAESSGESYSGKLAVGNVVMNRVRSGKFPNTVYGVIFEYYKGIPQFSPVANGTIYNNPSSESYRAAREAYSGNNIVGSALYFFNSGKAVGRWITSSRKFAGHIGNHTFYY from the coding sequence TTGAAGTTTAATTTGAAGAAAATATCTATTGTCCTTGTAATAATTCTTGCAACTGTTTTTGTGATAAATACAATGGCCAATGATGTATATGCAGCAGGATTATTGAAAGTCGGAAGTAGGGGAGAACAGGTAGCAAAGTTACAAAAGACTTTAAAAGGTAAAGGATATTATAGATATGCCAATATTACCGGATATTATGGAAATATAACTCGGGATGCTGTTATTAAGTTTCAGAGAGATTGCAAGATATCAGCAGATGGTATTGCAGGTCCTGTCACCTTAGGAAGGTTGTACGGCACAGGTAGTGTTCTAAAGAACGGTGACTCAGGCTGGAAGGTAACTCAGCTCCAGCAACAATTAAAAAAAGCAGGGTTTTTTAATAGTAAGGTCACAGGATACTATGGTGATCTAACTCAAGATTCGGTTAAGAGATTTCAATGGAACTACGGTTTATCAGTGGACGGAATAGCAGGTCAGAATACTTTGAGCAGGTTAAATAAGTATGATGGTGATATATATTGGCTTGCTAGAATAATACATGCAGAATCTTCAGGAGAAAGTTACTCAGGCAAGCTTGCGGTGGGTAACGTGGTGATGAACAGGGTAAGATCTGGTAAATTTCCTAATACGGTATATGGTGTTATTTTTGAGTATTATAAAGGTATACCTCAGTTTAGTCCGGTTGCAAACGGTACTATATATAATAATCCGTCGTCTGAAAGCTATAGGGCGGCAAGGGAAGCATATAGCGGCAATAATATAGTTGGTTCTGCACTTTATTTCTTTAATTCAGGCAAAGCGGTAGGACGATGGATTACAAGCAGCAGAAAATTTGCAGGCCATATAGGAAATCATACTTTTTATTATTAA
- a CDS encoding carbohydrate ABC transporter permease: MKDYDVVGRKKGVSAGHVVAVIVICLFAAFFLFPFYWMITGSFKPMASVTASSLEIFPSTLSTMNWEKLFKYPAFKWLFNSMFTAFGTMVLVCFTSAMAGYSLAKKQYPGREALFWLFVGMMTLPRQVLLVPLFTMVSKWGWLDSFEGLIFPAVGWPFGVFLMKQFSQTLPTELLEAAKIDGCSEFRTFWDIVLPLVKPGMGALAIFTFMTSWNDYFWQLVLIQSTPMKTLPLGVAGLQMEWGTDYGLLMAGGTASSLPMIVVFLAFQKYFTKGITLGAVKG, from the coding sequence ATGAAAGATTATGATGTTGTCGGAAGAAAAAAAGGAGTTTCAGCAGGACATGTAGTAGCTGTTATAGTGATATGCTTGTTCGCAGCGTTTTTCCTGTTCCCATTCTATTGGATGATAACAGGTTCGTTCAAGCCAATGGCATCAGTAACTGCATCATCCCTGGAGATATTCCCGTCTACACTATCTACAATGAACTGGGAAAAGCTGTTTAAGTACCCTGCATTCAAATGGCTGTTCAACAGTATGTTTACAGCATTTGGAACAATGGTGCTTGTATGTTTTACATCTGCGATGGCAGGCTATTCGCTGGCCAAAAAGCAATATCCCGGTAGAGAAGCATTGTTCTGGCTGTTCGTAGGAATGATGACTCTTCCCAGACAGGTGCTATTGGTTCCGCTTTTTACAATGGTATCAAAATGGGGTTGGTTGGATAGTTTTGAAGGTTTGATATTTCCTGCAGTAGGTTGGCCTTTTGGGGTATTCCTAATGAAACAGTTTAGCCAGACATTGCCTACTGAGCTGTTGGAAGCAGCCAAGATAGACGGATGTTCAGAGTTTAGGACATTTTGGGACATAGTATTGCCACTGGTAAAGCCAGGAATGGGCGCACTGGCAATATTCACATTCATGACTAGTTGGAACGATTATTTTTGGCAATTAGTATTGATCCAGAGCACCCCCATGAAGACACTTCCTTTAGGAGTTGCTGGACTGCAGATGGAATGGGGTACTGACTATGGACTGCTTATGGCAGGAGGAACAGCATCTTCCCTGCCCATGATTGTAGTATTCCTTGCATTCCAGAAATACTTTACAAAGGGTATAACTCTTGGGGCAGTCAAAGGATGA